One Brassica napus cultivar Da-Ae chromosome C4, Da-Ae, whole genome shotgun sequence genomic region harbors:
- the LOC106374034 gene encoding uncharacterized protein LOC106374034 yields MGVSTAVGPNLVELRAKRVLDFSAFQRYSWGRVACQSLVHSVKCADYTKKESYTIEGFIFILQIWAYESVTGLGELYGNKIVGENVPLLSWSGSRRFKFEDFIREEKKHHEAKVRVRHFFTQPDGLFTPKWSDEMDDPDVNELVHDISHDCVIHGFWDITEEPPTTTNIKRPATGVESNGSKKEDIPVRQLYTLLETLSGKLDKMDTLIEDKVCAILTPMNEKLETMEKDLQNMKEKDCANDRKEDANSIANENAEVNRKEMSWMVEINSTSNDGLPTQRVVKKPRNASKKSGKKMAEKKLKNKIKVPHLLDNASGEDTWSDPVQREKSKELGDRLDAFADFARKLNKSTSPTPSSPQHKLQTKLALSQLFPFVGNSTVKRIITSWVVIKIVEDFKQFNPETWKVTDTYKRIFNGTYPADRVTNKKWFHDIDHLYTCHFVHKDHLVALDIDLKNTTVTVYNSILTVIDDNEMRNNCRPFAKMIPAIMNAMVPTAVRTKSGRQFTVQRLKSVPRNDNPGDCGVYTIKFIECLALGCTFEGLSDEIIQYVRRKRAAEIYDAVGEPPITDC; encoded by the exons ATGGGGGTTTCCACAGCTGTTGGTCCTAATCTGGTTGAGCTGCG TGCGAAGAGAGTTCTTGATTTTTCAGCTTTCCAGAGATATTCGTGGGGTCGTGTAGCTTGTCAAAGTTTGGTACATTCCGTAAAGTGTGCCGACTACACCAAAAAGGAATCTTATACCATTGAAGGGTTCATTTTTATCTTGCAAATATGGGCATATGAGTCGGTTACTGGCCTAGGAGAGCTTTACGGAAACAAAATTGTTGGTGAAAATGTGCCTCTTCTTTCATGGAGTGGCTCCCGGCGCTTCAAGTTTGAGGACTTCATTagagaagagaaaaaacatCATGAAGCTAAg gtgCGCGTTAGGCATTTTTTTACACAGCCAGACGGATTGTTTACGCCAAAGTGGAGTGATGAAATGGATGATCCTGATGTAAACGAATTGGTGCATGACATTAGTCATGATTGTGTAATTCATGGATTTTGGGATATAACTGAAGAACCGCCAACTACGACCAATATAAAGCGCCCTGCAACAGGTGTTGAGAGTAATGGTTCAAAG AAGGAAGACATTCCTGTGAGACAGCTTTACACTTTGTTGGAGACATTGTCAGGAAAACTTGATAAAATGGATACATTGATCGAAGATAAGGTTTGTGCTATTCTTACTCCTATGAACGAGAAGCTGGAAACAATGGAGAAGGATCttcaaaatatgaaagaaaaagaTTGTGCTAATGATAGAAAAGAAGATGCAAATTCCATTGCTAATGAAAATGCTGAAGTGAATAGAAAGGAAATG TCTTGGATGGTGGAGATTAATTCCACATCGAATGATGGATTACCCACTCAACGTGTTGTCAAGAAACCGAGGAATGCAAGCAAAAAAAGTGGGAAAAAAATGGCTGAGaagaagttgaaaaacaaaattaaagtgCCACACTTACTTGACAATGCATCAGGGGAAGACACGTGGTCTGATCCAGTGCAGCGTGAGAAGTCCAAAGAACTCGGTGATCGTTTAGATGCCTTTGCAGACTTTGCTAGAAAGTTGAACAAGTCTACATCTCCTACACCTTCCTCACCCCAGCACAAGCTCCAAACAAAGCTAGCATTGTCGCAGCTATTTCCGTTCGTAGGAAATTCTACCGTGAAGCGCATCATCACAAGT TGGGTCGTCATCAAAATTGTTGAAGATTTCAAACAGTTCAACCCAGAAACCTGGAAAGTGACAGATACATATAAGAGAATCTTCAACGGTACGTATCCAGCTGATCGAGTCACGAACAAAAAGTGGTTTCACGATATTGACCATCTTTACACATGTCATTTTGTACACAAAGATCACTTGGTTGCTTTGGACATAGACTTGAAGAACACGACAGTCACTGTTTATAACAGCATTCTGACTGTGATAGATGATAATGAAATGCGGAACAACTGTAGGCCGTTTGCGAAGATGATTCCAGCAATCATGAATGCTATGGTCCCTACTGCTGTTCGGACGAAGAGTGGTAGACAGTTCACTGTACAAAGGTTGAAAAGCGTTCCACGTAATGACAACCCTGGAGACTGTGGTGTCTATACCATAAAGTTCATTGAGTGTTTGGCGCTTGGTTGTACATTTGAAGGGTTAAGTGATGAGATCATTCAATACGTTCGACGGAAGCGTGCTGCTGAGATTTATGATGCCGTTGGAGAACCTCCGATTACTGATTGTTAG
- the LOC125585829 gene encoding uncharacterized protein LOC125585829: protein MGTQRQLKPVPSRLGDELVSLERRDGQQRKPALQPEKSESEPEKWPRPSKHRNFSCHRGKKTFVDTENDDSWGWFFQQLSKAIPDDEELAIISDRHKAIGNAIGKVYPKSSRGICTYHLFKNILLRFQGRDAFRLVKKAASAFTLADFNTTFEEIQAMNPGLHKYLETAGIQNWARVHFPGDRYNLLTTKIDEFISKVISSSRTLPIVKLLDVLRLMMTRWFTSRRTAAGTTKTTLTCALEILLEKRVPNAKMLTVQSIDLHHSQVTTGSSLHIVNLAGRQCTFRRFDKEKLPCVHAIAAEEARKQSSISLCHPYYHSSYLWNAYSTSIMPRDAASPVPENIETKICLPPVIHTQPERPKNSRMKSALENATEKKRPRKQHLCSKCHQSGHNSKTCKVQGVVLYPGG, encoded by the exons ATGGGAACTCAGCGCCAGCTCAAACCTGTtccttctcggcttggcgacgaactagtctctctcgaaaggagagatggCCAGCAACGCAAGCCAGCGCTTCAACCGGAGAAGTCGGAATCAGAAccggagaagtggcctcgcccatctaAACATCGGAACTTCTCTTGTCACcgtgggaagaagacat TTGTTGATACCGAaaatgatgattcttggggatGGTTCTTTCAACAACTAAGCAAGGCAATTCCCGATGACGAAGAACTTGCAATAATTTCTGATAGGCATAAAGCTATAGGTAATGCTATTGGAAAAGTGTATCCTAAGTCTAGTCGCGGAATTTGCACGTACcatcttttcaaaaatatattgctACGGTTCCAAGGTCGTGATGCATTTAGATTGGTTAAAAAAGCTGCAAGTGCTTTTACATTGGCTGATTTTAATACAACATTTGAAGAGATCCAAGCGATGAATCcaggattacataaatatttggaaactgCTGGTATACAAAATTGGGCTCGTGTGCATTTTCCTGGGGATAGATACAACTTATTGACGACAAAAATTGATGAGTTCATCAGCAAAGTCATCTCAAGCTCAAGAACTTTGCCCATTGTAAAACTCTTGGATGTGTTACGGTTAATGATGACAAGATGGTTTACAAGTAGGAGGACAGCTGCAGGAACAACGAAGACAACCTTGACTTGTGCATTGGAGATACTTTTGGAg AAACGTGTACCAAATGCCAAGATGCTTACAGTTCAATCAATCGATTTGCATCATTCACAAGTTACAACTGGTTCGTCTCTGCATATCGTTAATTTAGCAGGAAGACAATGTACTTTTCGTCGTTTTGATAAGGAGAAGTTACCATGTGTTCATGCCATCGCGGCGGAAGAAGCACGTAAGCAAAGCAGCATATCACTTTGTCACCCTTATTATCACAGCTCATACTTGTGGAACGCTTATTCCACTTCCATAATGCCAAGAGATGCTGCATCACCAGTTCCAGAAAATATCGAAACAAAGATTTGCTTGCCTCCGGTTATACATACACAACCTGAAAGACCCAAAAATTCAAGGATGAAGTCGGCTTTGGAGAATGCCACTGAGAAAAAACGACCTAGAAAACAACATTTATGTTCAAAGTGTCATCAATCTGGACATAACAGTAAGACCTGCAAGGTTCAG GGTGTTGTGTTGTACCCAGGTGGCTGA